The following nucleotide sequence is from Pseudonocardia abyssalis.
GGCTGGCCTACACGGCGACCGACGGGACGCCCCGGGTGCTGCCGATGTGGTTCCTCTGGTCGGGCGACGAGCTCGTCCTCGCCTCGTTCGCAGGCTCGGCGAAGGTCGCCGCGCTGCGGGCCCGGCCCGACGTGGCGATCACCATCGACACGCTCGGCCCGCCGCCCGACGTCCTGTTGCTGCGCGGCCGCGTAGAGCTGACGGAAGTGGCGGGCGTGCTGCCGGAGTACACCGAGATGCAGGTCCGCTACCTCGGAGCGGAGTTCGCGGCCGCCGCCCGGGCCGAGGTGGACGTGCCCGGCGTCCGGATGGTGCGGATCGGGCTGCGCCCGACCTGGGTGGGTGCGCTCGACTTCCGCACCCGCTTCCCCGCCGGGTTCGCGGAGCGTGGGCGGTGACGGCGTTCGTGCTGGTGCCCGGCGCGGGCGGCGCGGCCTTCTACTGGCACCTCGTCGTGCGGGAGCTGGAGCGTCGCGGGCACGAGGGGATCGCGGTCGACCTGCCGTCCGGGGACCCGGACGCCCGGCTGGCCGACTACGTCGACGCGGTCGTGGCCGGAGCGGACGGGCGCACCGGCGTCGTGCTGGTGGGGAGCTCGCTCGGCGGGTTCAGCGCCCCGCTCGCCTGCCGGCCGCTGCAGGCCGTCGGACTCGTCCTGGTCAACGCGATGATCCCGACACCCGGCGAGACGGGGGGCCAGTGGTGGGAGAACACCGGTTTCGAGGCGGCGATCAGCGGTGCCGCCGAGCGCGACGGACGCGATCTCGCAGCCGACCCCGACCAACGGGAGACGATGTTCCACGACGTGCCCCCCGAGGTGGCGCAGGCGGTGTTCGAGCGTCCCTTCGAGCAGGAGGACGGGATCTTCGCCGACGCCTGGCCGGGCACCTGGCCGGACGTCCCTACGCGGGTGGTCGCGACCCGTGACGACCGCTTCTTCCCGGTCGAGTTCCAGCGCCGGATCGCCCGCGAGCGCCTCGGGACCGACCCCGAGGAGATGGCGGGTGGCCACCTCGTCGCCCTGTCCCGCCCGGTGGAGCTGGTGGACCTGCTGATCGGTTAGCGCAGCCGTACGGGCCGCGCGTCGTCGGGCGGGGTGCCGAAGAGGGTGGCCGGGTCGTGCTCGGGGCCGATCTCCGACGTCAGGTGCGCGGCGAGGATGCGGTCGGTGCGGAACCAGCGCGGACCCTCCCGCAGTCGGCACCACGCCAGCAGGTGCCAGAACCCGCCGGTCGCGGCGAGCGCGGCCGGTTCGACGGCCCGCTCGGTGACGGCCCCGTCGCGGTCGGCGAAGCGCAGCACGGTGACCACCCGCCGTCGGACGGCCTCGTCGAGGACGCGGGCGACGGCCGGGCGCGGCGCCTGCTCGGGGATGCGCAGCCACAGCCTCGCCGCGATCGACTCGGCCCGGGCCAGCTCCGCGTCCGGCATCGCGGCGAGGACCTTGCTCAGCGCGCTGCGGGCGTCGGCGGCGAACGGGAGCGTCGGCAGGGCGGCCAGCGCCACGGCGATCGCCGCGGCCTCCGCGCCGGTCAGGTTCAGCGGGGGCAGCGTGGCGGCGGTGTCGAGGACGTACCCGCCGCCGGGACCGGACTGCGCCCACAGCGGGACGCCCGCCTGCAGCAGCGCGTCGACGTCGCGCTTGATCGTGCGCGTCGAGACCTCCAGGCGCTGCGCGAGCCAGGGCCCGGTGCGCCCGGCGGGGCCGGCGGCACGCAGCTCCTCGGCGATCGCGTAGAGGCGCTCGGTGCGGTTCACATCCGTGAGGATGCCGCAGAATCGGTGACACCACGGTGTCACCGACCCCCCGCCATCCTGGTCACATGACCATCTGGCACCTGGACCGTCCCGACGGCCGTCGCGTCGCCGTCCACGAACTCACGCCCGACGCCCCGGCCGGTGCACCGGTCGTCCTGCTCTCGCACGCGGCCCCGGGCTCGGGCGCGTTCGACCCCGACCCGGCCGCGACGGCCGCCGCGGGCGTCCGGCTCGTCGCCCCGGACCGCCCCGGCTACGGCGGGTCCGACCCGGTGCCGGGCCTCACGACCGTCGATCTGGCCGCGGACGACGCCGCAGCGGTTCTCGACCACGTACTCCCACCCGGCGACACGGCCGCACTGGCGGGCTGGTCGGCCGGCGGACGCGTCGCGCTCGCGGTGGCGGCGAGGCGCCCCGAGCTGGCCGGACGGGTCGCCGTGATCGGCACGCCCGCCCCCGACGAGGAGGTGCCCTGGTACGGGGAGTTCGCAGGCATGATCGACCCGCTGCGCGGTCTGTCGGTACCCGACGCACGGGCCGCGCTCGACGGGGCCTTCGGACCGATGGTGGAGCACACGACGGGCGACGCGCGGTTCGCGCTCGTCGCCGACCCGGAGGTGGACGCGGACCTGCTCGACGCGCCCGGGACGGCCGACCGGCTGCGGGCGATGCTCCGCGCCGCGCTGCGGCAGGGCGGCGCGGGGATGGCTGCGGACGTGGGTGGCTACACCCTCGCACCCTGGGGCTTCGACCCCGCGGACGTACGGGCGGACGTGCTGCTCGCCTACGGAGCCGCCGACGTCGCGGTCGGCCCCGAGCACGGGCAGTGGTGGGGGAAGGCCCTGCCCACGGCCCGGCTCGAGGTGCTGCCCGGCGTCGGTCACCTGCTCGTCGTCCCGTTCTGGGAGCACGCCCTGACCCACCTGACGGGCTGATCCGCAGCGACTCGCGGGCGGAGAAGGAGCGACTCGCGGGGCCGGATTCCGCGAGTCGCTGCTTTCGCGCCCGCGAGTCGCCGGGTTCGCGCCCGCGAGTCGCTGTTTCCGCGCCCCGGGCTAGGGGGCGGAGATGGTGAGGCGGGCGGTGAGGACCGGGCGGCGGGGGTCGCGCGGGGGGAGGGCGCGGAGCAGGCGCTGGGAGAGCTCGGGATCGTCGGCCCCGTCCACGGTCCCGGACAGCGCCCACATGGCGTCGACGTCGAGGCTGTCGAGCACGGCCCGGCGCAGTGCGACGGCGAGCAGCTCCCGTTCCTCCCGCACCCCGGGTGCCTCGGAGCGGGGGAGCAGCGGGCCGCGATAGGCCCGGGCGGCCTCGCGGATGTTGCCCTCGGCCAGCGCCGAGCGGACCTCGACGAAGTCGGCGTCGACCCGGGCCCGCAGCCGGTAGGGCTGGGTACGCAGCACCCCGGCCCCGAGCGCGACGCGGAGCCGGTGCATCTCCGCCCGCACCGTGACGGCCTTGCCCGCGTCGCCGTGCAGGGCGGTGGCGAGCTCGTCGGCGGTGAGGCCGTCGGGGTGCAGGGCGAGCAGCGTGAGCACCTCGGCGTGGCGCAGCGTGAGCCGGACGTGGCCGCCGTCGAGGCAGGCCAGCGCGCGGGTGGCCCCGAGGAAGGGCAGCGACAGCACCGGTCGCGGTGCCGACCCGGTGCGGTGCAGCCGCATCAGCCAGCCCTCGGCGAGCTGCTCGAGGAGGCCCTCGCCCGCCTCGCCCAGTGCCACGCGGTCGCCCACCGACGGCAGGTCGACGCGCGCGGGCAGCCAGCCGAGTGGCTGCGCGGCCAGCACCCGTCCGCTGGGGGTGAGCAGGGCGCCGGGCTCGTCGCGCAGCCCGATGAGGTGGGTGAGGTTGCGGGCGAGCAGCCGCTCGTTGCGCATGGCGAGCTGGGCGCCGAGGTGGCCCTCCGCCAGTCGCGCCGCCGCGACGACCAGGGCGAGCGTCGTCGGGTGGAACGTGCGCGCGGGCCCGGTGACGTCGACGGCGCCGATCACCTCGCCGGAGTCTGGGTCGTGGATGGGGCAGGCCGCGCAGGTCCAGCTGTGGTACGTCCGGACCAGGTGCTCCGCCGAGTGGATCTGCACCGCCCGGTCGGCGGCGAGCGCGGTGCCCATCGCGTTGGTGCCGATGCTGTCCTCGGTCCAGCGCGTGCCTTCCACCAGTCCGACGCCCTCGGCGCGGCGCAGCACGTCGCGCTGGCCCTCGCGCCACAGGATGTGGCCCTGCGCGTCGGTCACGATCATCATGTGCATCGCCTCGTCGGCGATGGACACCAGCGTGTCGCGCAGGACCGGGATCACCGCGGCGAGCGGGTGGCCGCCGCGGATGCCGCCGACCTCGGCGGGGGAGTAGACGTGCGGCGGCCCGCCGTGCTCGTCGGGGTCGACCCGCGCCGCCAACGACCGCTGCCACGACGCCGAGACGACGTCGCGCGGGGCGGGGCCGGACCGGTCGCCCGCCAGCGTCGCCTCTCGGACCCGCGCGAGGGCCCGAGCGTGCTGCACCTGGTCGTCGACCGACACGGTGCCGATGGTCCTCCCGCCGGTCAGCGAAGGCAAACCTGCGTCGAAATCGCACTGGCGGTTTGGTCAGGTGGTGTGATCCGCATCTGCGTGCAACCTCTCTGCAACCCCTCCCTTCCTAGTGTCCGCTGTCACCAGTTCTCCAACGATGTGGAAGGACCACAAGTGCCCATTTACTCGGCTCCCGGCACGCCCGGCAGTGTTGTCGCCTTCAAGTCCCGCTACGAGAACTTCATCGGCGGCGAGTTCGTCGCGCCGGTCAAGGGCCAGTACTTCGAGAACCCCACGCCGATCACCGGCCAGGCGTTCACCGAGGTCGCCCGCGGTACGTCCGAGGACATCGAGCTCGCGCTCGACGCCGCGTGGGCAGCTGCCCCCGCCTGGGGCAAGACGTCGGTCACCGAGCGCTCGATCATCCTCAACAAGATGGCGGACCGCATCGAGGCCAACCTCGAGCTGATCGCCATCGCCGAGGCGTGGGACAACGGCAAGGCGTGCCGCGAGACGCTCGCCGCCGACATCCCCCTCGCGATCGACCACCTGCGCTACTTCGCCGGCGCGATCCGCGGCCAGGAGGGCAGCCTGTCGCAGATCGACGACGACACGGTCGCCTACCACTTCCACGAGCCGCTCGGCGTCGTCGGGCAGATCATCCCGTGGAACTTCCCGATCCTCATGGCGATCTGGAAGCTGGCCCCCGCGCTCGCCGCGGGCAACTGCGTCGTGCTCAAGCCCGCCGAGCAGACCCCGGCGTCGATCCTCGTGCTCATCGAGCTCATCGGCGACCTGCTGCCCGCCGGCGTGCTGAACATCGTCAACGGCTTCGGTGTCGAGGCCGGCAAGCCCCTGGCGTCGAACAAGCGCATCCGCAAGATCGCCTTCACCGGTGAGACCACCACCGGGCGCCTGATCATGCAGTACGCGTCGGAGAACCTGATCCCGGTCACCCTCGAGCTCGGCGGCAAGAGCCCCAACATCTTCTTCGACGACGTGGCGAGCCAGCAGGACTCGTTCTACGACAAGGCGCTCGAGGGCTTCGCGATGTTCGCCCTCAACCAGGGCGAGGTCTGCACCTGCCCGTCGCGCGCGCTCATCCAGGGCGGCATCTACACCGACTTCCTCGAGCAGGCGGTCAAGCGCACCGAGCAGATCAAGCAGGGCAACCCGCTCGACACCGACACCATGATCGGTGCGCAGGCGTCGAACGACCAGCTCGAGAAGATCCTGTCCTACATCGACATCGGTCGTCAGGAGGGCGCGAAGGTGCTCACCGGTGGCGAGCGCGCCGACCTCGGTGGCGACCTGTCGGGCGGCTACTACGTGCAGCCGACCGTCTTCGAGGGCAACAACGCGATGCGCATCTTCCAGGAGGAGATCTTCGGGCCGGTCGTCTCGGTCACGCGCTTCTCCGACTACGACGACGCGCTGAAGATCGCCAACGACACGCTCTACGGTCTCGGTGCCGCGGTGTGGTCGCGCGACGGCAACACCGCGTACCGCGCGGGCCGCGACATCCAGGCCGGCCGGGTGTGGGTGAACAACTACCACGCCTACCCCGCGCACGCGGCGTTCGGTGGCTACAAGCAGTCGGGCGTGGGTCGCGAGAACCACAAGATGATGCTCGACCACTACCAGAACACCAAGAATCTCCTGGTCTCCTACTCGCAGAACGCCCAGGGCTTCTTCTGATGGGCGAGCGGGTCACGATGACGCCGGCAGCTGCGGAGCTCCTGAAGAAGCTGACGGAGTTCCACGGCCCGCTGATGTTCCACCAGTCCGGCGGCTGCTGCGACGGCAGCTCGCCCATGTGCTATCCGGACGGGGACTTCACGCTCGGCGGATCCGACGTGCACCTCGGCGACCTGGTCGTCGAGGGGCTCCCGGCCCCCATCGGGTTCCACATGTCGGAGTCGCAGTTCGAGTACTGGAAGCACACCCACCTGACCGTCGACGTCGTGAGGGGTCGAGGCAGCGGGTTCTCGGTCGAGGCGCCGGAGGGCGTCCGATTCATGATCCGTTCGCGGCTGTTCTCCGACGAGGAGTCGGCGGCACTGAACGGCGGGTGACACCGCGGTGGGGCCGGACCGCACTGGTCCGGCCCCGCCGTTTCCGCAGACGAGAGGATCGCCCGACGATGTCCGAGCCCACGACCCTGCGCAACCTGGTCGGCCTGCCCCAGGAACCGGCGAGCCTGGCCGAGTCGACGCTGATCATGGTCGACCTGCAGAACACCTACACCCGCGGCGTGATGGAGCTGGAGAACGTGCAGCCCGCCATCGACGAGGCCGCCGCACTGCTCGACCGCGCCCGCTCCGCGGGAATCCCGATCTTCCACATCCAGCACGACTCGGGCGAGGGATCGCCCTACGACGTGCGTGCGGAGATCGGCGCGATCGTCGACCGCGTCGCGCCCCGCGACGGCGAGCCGGTGATCGTCAAGAACTTCCCCAACTCGTTCACGGCCACCGACCTCGACGACCGGCTCGCCCCCGGCAGCAACCTGGTGCTCGCCGGGTTCATGACGCACATGTGCATCAACTCGACGGCGCGCGGCGCGTTCAGCCTCGGCCACAGCCCGTCGGTCGTGGCGGCCGCGACGGCCACCCGCGCCCTGCCCGGGGTCGACGGGAACCCGGTGGCGGCGTCGGCGCTGCAGGCCAGCAGCCTCGCGGCGATCTCCGACCTGTTCGGTCTCGTCGTCCCGACCTCGGCGGGCATCCCGGACTAGCGGAGTCCCGACTACAGGCGCACCCGCGCGAGCACCGCCCGGTGGTCGCTCCCCGGCACGTCGTGCACCGATGCGCCGGTGGACCCGACCCCGTCCGGGAGCAGCACGTGGTCGATCCGGATTCCCGCCCAGCGTGGCAGCCGGGCCGGCCACGTGCCAGCCCCGGTCGGTCCCGCGCTGCGCCCGGCGGCGCGCAGCAACCGGTGGTCGACCGTCGCGTTGAGGTCCCCCGCGACGATCGCCCCCTCCGCCGTCCACGCGGCCGCGGTGCGCAGGTCGCGGCGCCAGTCGTGCACCACGCCGAGGCGCGCCGGGGCGGTGGTGTGCACCGCGTACAGCACGCGGTCGCCGAGCAGCCCGCCGGTGACCCGCAGGTGCGGCAGCCGCATCTGGTGCCCCCGCTCCATCGTGACGTCCGCGGCGCGCGGTCCCGCCAGCACCGTGACGCCCCACCCGTCGCGGCGTCCGGCCGGGAGCGACGCGACCCCGTGGTAGCCCGGGACCAGCTCCAGGATCCGCCCGAGGTAGTCGTGCCCGGCCTCGGGCAGCACGACGAGGTCGGGCTTCGCGCGCCCGACGAGTGCGGCGAGTGCGGCGGGGTCGGCGCGTCCGTGCCAGACGTTGAGGACGAGCACGACGACGTCGTCGGCCGACGAGGCCCGGCTCGGCGCCGGTCGCCGGCGCAGCACCGCGGGTACCGCCCCGGCGAGCACGACCGCCCCCGCGGCGCCGCCCCACACCCGCGAAGCGGCGGTGATCGCGACGGTCACCGCCAGCGCCAGGACGGTCAGGTGCGGTCGCCAGGCCAGCAGGAGGACCGCGGGGAAGCGGTCGACGATCGACGTCTTCACGACCGCTCAGTATCCTCGGATCCGGCGTTCCCGTACGCCACCGGTCCGCGGGCAGGGCAGAGCCCCTCGGGAGCACTTCGGTACGGCCCGGATCCCGCACCTCCTCACCGAGCCGGCGTCGCGGACCGCGGGCCGTGTGAAGGAGGTCGCGATGCCGACCGTCCCCCTGCCTGATGACCCCGACCTCGGCCAGCTCCGCAAGCAGGCTCGCGACCTGCAGACGAACGTGCGTTCGGGCTGGATGGGCTCGCTGGACCTGGTCGCCGAGCTCCATCCCGACGGCGCCCCCGCCGATCCAGCGCGCTGGCCGCTGCACGCAGCCCAGCTCGTCCTCGCCCGGTTGTACCGATTCCCGAGCTGGCCCGCGCTCGTGCGGCACGTCGGGATCGTCACCGAACACCGCCGGGTGCCGGACACCGCGCCGCCGTCGGACGACCCGGCCACGGAGTTCCTGCGCCGGGCGTGCCTGACGTTCGGCGCCGCGGACGGCCCGCTGCAGGCGTCCGCGGCCGTCGTGCTCGCCGAGCACCCAGGCATCGCCCGTGATGATGTGTGGGTGGCCGCCGCCCGCGCCGACGTCGGCGAGGTGGCGCGCCTGCTCGCCGCCGACCCCGGGCTCGCCGTGCGCGAGGGCGGCCCGCACCGCTGGTCCCCGATCGCCTACCTGGCCTTCGCCCGGCACGACCCGGCGCCGGGCCGCGACGCCGTCGTCGCCACGGCCCGGCTGCTGCTCGAGCACGGCGCCGATCCGGACACCGGATATCTCTGGCACGGCCTGCCGTCGCCGTTCACGGTGCTCACCGGCGCGTTCGGGGGCGGTGAGGGCGGTCAGCCGGCGCACCCGCACGGGCCCGAACTGGCGCGGGTGCTGCTGGAGGCGGGGGCCGACCCCAACGACGCCCAGACCCTCTACAACCGCATGTTCACCCCCGCTGACGACCACCTGGAACTGCTCCTGGAGTTCGGTCTCGGCCGCGGTGCCGGCGGGCCGTGGCGGCGCAGGCTCGGCGCGGCGCTGGACAGCCCGACCGAGATGCTGCGCCAACAGCTGGACTGGGCGGTGACGCACGGCCTCGTCGCCCGGGTCGCCCTGCTCGCCGGGCACGGCGTGGACGTGGCGGCCCCGCTGCCCGGCCGCTACGGCGTGGCGCAGCGCCCGCCGTACGTCGTGGCGACGACCAGCGGCCGGTTCGCCGTCGCGGAGCTGCTGGAGCGGCTGGGCGCCGCGGTCGAACTGCTACCGGAGGAACGGGTGATCGCCGCCGTCCTCGCCGGGGACCGGTCGGCCGCCGACGATCCCGACGCGCTCGCCCTGGCCCGCGCGGTGCGTCCCGGGCTCGTCGTGTGGGCCGCCGTCGCGGCCGGGCCCGAGGCCGTCCGGCTCGCCGTGGAGCTGGGTTGGGACGTGTCCGCCCGCGCCCGCACCGACGTCCCGTCGGAGCAGGGGTGGGAGACGGCGCTGCATCACGCCGCGAGACAGGGGGATGCGGAGCTGGCGCGGCTGCTGCTGGACCTGGGCGCCGACCCGGGCGTCCGCGACGGGCGGTTCGACGCCACCGCGGCCGACTGGGCGGGGCACGCGGGGCACCCCGAGCTGCTCAGCGACCTCGGAGGCGCTCGTCCAGAGCGGTGAGCGTCGCGGCGGCGGGGGCGGCGAGCCCGACCCCGCGGCCGTGCCGCACATCGGGCTCGCGGGGGTTGATCCGGACGAGCGCACCGGTCGAGGCCGAGGCGAGCTCGGCCTCGCGGCGCACCGTCGGGATCTCGTTGCCCGCCCCGATCTCCACGACGGCGAGGTCGCTGCGGTGCTCGCGGAGCCAGGCGCGGTGCGCGGCCATCTGCAGGCCCGAGCGTGCCGGGTCCCACTCGACGTCGCCGAACATGAGGATGTTGGGCCGCGCGAGGCCCGCGCAGGACGGGCACCGGGGCAGCGGCGACACCGCGCGCATCGTCGTCTCGTCGACCGTGACGGCGACCCGGTCGGCCGGCCACACCGGCTGCCCGCAGTCCAGGGTGCACTGCAGGTGGTGGATGGAGCCGTCGCACTCGGCGACGTCGGTCAGCCCGGCCCGCTGGAACTGGCCGTCGACGTTGGAGGTGAACACGCGCGTGGGCCGCTGCCGCGACCACGCGCGCAGCACCTCGAACCCGACGTGCGGGACCGTGGCGCGGTAGATCCCGAGCCGGTGGCCGTAGAAGCCCCAGGCGAGCTCGGGGTCGTCGAGGAAGTGCACGGGGTCGGCGATCTCGGCGAAGCGCAGCCCGAGTGCCCGGTACGGCGGGTAGGCGCGCCAGAACCCCTCCGGGCCGCGGAAGTCGGGCAACCCGGAGTCGACGCCGATGCCGGCACCCGCGCACACCAGCAGCGCCCCCGCCCCGCTGAGCAGGTCGGTGGCGCGGTCGAGGTCGGCGTCCAGGACGGGGCTCGGGCCGGGGTTCAGGAGGAGGCGACCGAGCGCTGCACGACCTCGAACTCGAGCACCGCCGATCCCGTCCCGACCGGCCGCGCGCGCTCGCCGGAGTGCGCGGCCATCGCGGAACCCTTCATCCACGCCTGGAACGACTCCTCGTCGGCCCAGTGCGTCACCACGAAGTAGCGGGTCTCGCCGGCGACCGGGCGCAGCAGCTCGAACGACTCGAACCCGGGCTCCCCGTCGACGGCGTGCAGGCGGTTGGCGAACCGCTGCTCCAGCTCGGGGCCTGCGCCGTCGGGGACCTCGATGGCGTTGATCTTCACAACGGACATGTCACCCAGGTTAGCCGGGCGGGTGGGATCGGCTTACGGAACGGTGACCCGGGCCTCCCGGGGCCCTTCCGGGGGCTATCACTGTGGCGTGGAGATTCGGGAGAGAACGATCTGGCGCAGTCCGCTGCGCGGCCCGTGGCTGACGGCCGCACTCGGGCTGGCCCTGCTCGTCCCGCTGGTCGTCGTCATCGTCACGGGGCTGCTGTCCTACGCGGCGTACGAGCCGAACCTGCCCGGCAACGACGCGACGCCGGGGAAGGAGTTGCTCGGGTTCTACCTGTTCGACTGGCCGACCGACCCGCCGTGGCTCTACCGGCTCACCCAGGGTGCGCACGTCGCGCTCGGCATCGCGCTGGTGCCGGTGGTGCTGGCGAAGCTGTGGTCGGTGATCCCGAAGCTGTTCGAACTGCCGCCCGTCCGGTCGATCGGGCACGCATTGGAGCGGGCCTCGCTGCTGCTGCTCGTCGGCGGCATCGTGTTCGAGTTCGTGACCGGGATCCTGAACATCCAGGTCTTCTACGTCTTCCCGTTCTCCTTCTACACCGCGCACCTCTACGGGGCGTGGGTGTTCATCGGGGCGTTCGTCGCGCACGTGCTGCTCAAGTTCCCGACGATGGTGCGGTCCCTGCGCGCCCGGCCGGTCCGCGAGGTGCTGGCGACGTCCACCGCCGACACCCGCCCCGATCCCGACGGCCCGCTCGTGGCCACCGACCCGTCCCCGCCGACGATGTCGCGGCGCGGAGCCGCGGCCTTCGTCGGGGCCGCGTCGGCCACCCTGTTCGGGCTCTACGTCGGACAGACCCTCGACGGGCCGCTGCGCCGCACCGCGCTGTTCGCACCGCACGACCGCGACCTCGGCGAGGGCGCGAACGCGTTCCCCGTCAACAAGACCGCGGAGACGGCGGGTGTCACCCGGGCGCGCGCCGACGCCTGGCGGCTCGAGCTGGCCGGGCCGTCGGGGACGCAGCGGTTCACCCGCGCCGACCTGGCGGCCCTGCCGCAGCACACCTACGACCTGCCGATCGCGTGCGTCGAGGGCTGGTCGATCTCCTGCACGTGGACGGGGGTGCGGCTCGCCGACCTGGTGCGGCTCGCGGGCGGGTCCACACAGGACCGACTGTTCGTCGAGTCGTTCCAGGCGGGCGGGGCGTTCGGGCAGGTGAGCCTGAGCGTCGGGCAGTCGCAGGCGGACGAGTCGCTGCTCGCGCTGTTCGTCGGCGGCGAGGAGCTCTCGCTCGATCACGGCTACCCGGCCCGGACGATCATCCCGGCGGCGCCGGGCGTGCACGCCACCAAGTGGGTCGGCCGCCTCACGGTGGTGACGGCGTGAACGCGTTCCGGAGGTTCTACGGCGAGCGTCCGCTGCACCTGCTGCTCCAGCTCGCCGCGATCGGGCTCGCCGGGTACGCGGCCAGCCGGGTGCTGGCCGAGGGGGCGCCGTGGTTCGCGCTGCTGACCTGGTTCGTCGGGGCCGCGGTGCTGCACGACCTCGTGTTCCTGCCGGTCTACGCCTTCGCGGACGCGACGGCCCAGAGCCGGCTGTTCCGGCGCCGCCGCCCGCTGCCCGCGGCGTCGGGCGTCGCGTGGATCAACCACCTCCGGGTGCCCGTCGCGTTCTCCGGGCTGCTGATGCTGGTCTGGTTCCCGTTGATCCTGGGCGGGCGCGAGGATGCGTTCACCGGGGCCACGGGGCTGGGCACCGATGTCTACCTCGGTCGCTGGCTCGGCGTCACCGGCGTGCTGTTCGTCGGGTCCGCCCTGGTCTACGCGGTGCGGGTGCGCCGGGCGGCGCGGGCGGTCGGCGCAGGGGTCATCAGCGCAGGGGTCATCAGCGCAGGGTGAGCAGTTGCTCGTGGAAGCCGCCGAACCCCCGGTCCCGGTCGACGATGTGGATCTCCAGGATCCAGTGGCACTGCGCGCCGTTCCGGTCGGTGCGCCGCATCGGGTTCGTGTTCTCCGGCGCGATGTAGCTCTCGATCTTCGCGCCGTCGACCAGCTCGTGCGGGAACTCCCCGACGAGGTGCCCGGCGTGGGAGTTGCCGAACTCCCAGCCCGCTTCCCTGGCCAGCTCGCCGACGTGGGCGTACAGCTCGGCCCCTGTGATGTCCGGGTGGGCCTCGAAGTGCGCACGGCCGTCGGCCCACAGGCGCGGCAGGGCGGCCGCGATCGCGAGCTTCGCCGGGTCGTCGCCGAGCACGTAGGTGCGGCCGAAATCGGCCTCCCACCGCTCCAGCAGCGGCCCGAAGTCGAGGAAGACGATGTCGTCGTCCTCGATGACCCGGTCCGGCGGGTTCTCCTGGTACGGCGCCAACGTGTTCGGCCCGGCCCGTACGACCCGCTTGTGCCAGTGCCGCTCGATGCCGAACAGCTCGGCGCCGAGGTCGCGGACGCGATCGCTCACGAC
It contains:
- a CDS encoding ankyrin repeat domain-containing protein, whose protein sequence is MPTVPLPDDPDLGQLRKQARDLQTNVRSGWMGSLDLVAELHPDGAPADPARWPLHAAQLVLARLYRFPSWPALVRHVGIVTEHRRVPDTAPPSDDPATEFLRRACLTFGAADGPLQASAAVVLAEHPGIARDDVWVAAARADVGEVARLLAADPGLAVREGGPHRWSPIAYLAFARHDPAPGRDAVVATARLLLEHGADPDTGYLWHGLPSPFTVLTGAFGGGEGGQPAHPHGPELARVLLEAGADPNDAQTLYNRMFTPADDHLELLLEFGLGRGAGGPWRRRLGAALDSPTEMLRQQLDWAVTHGLVARVALLAGHGVDVAAPLPGRYGVAQRPPYVVATTSGRFAVAELLERLGAAVELLPEERVIAAVLAGDRSAADDPDALALARAVRPGLVVWAAVAAGPEAVRLAVELGWDVSARARTDVPSEQGWETALHHAARQGDAELARLLLDLGADPGVRDGRFDATAADWAGHAGHPELLSDLGGARPER
- a CDS encoding SIR2 family NAD-dependent protein deacylase, whose amino-acid sequence is MCAGAGIGVDSGLPDFRGPEGFWRAYPPYRALGLRFAEIADPVHFLDDPELAWGFYGHRLGIYRATVPHVGFEVLRAWSRQRPTRVFTSNVDGQFQRAGLTDVAECDGSIHHLQCTLDCGQPVWPADRVAVTVDETTMRAVSPLPRCPSCAGLARPNILMFGDVEWDPARSGLQMAAHRAWLREHRSDLAVVEIGAGNEIPTVRREAELASASTGALVRINPREPDVRHGRGVGLAAPAAATLTALDERLRGR
- a CDS encoding antibiotic biosynthesis monooxygenase family protein, translated to MSVVKINAIEVPDGAGPELEQRFANRLHAVDGEPGFESFELLRPVAGETRYFVVTHWADEESFQAWMKGSAMAAHSGERARPVGTGSAVLEFEVVQRSVASS
- a CDS encoding molybdopterin-dependent oxidoreductase, with translation MEIRERTIWRSPLRGPWLTAALGLALLVPLVVVIVTGLLSYAAYEPNLPGNDATPGKELLGFYLFDWPTDPPWLYRLTQGAHVALGIALVPVVLAKLWSVIPKLFELPPVRSIGHALERASLLLLVGGIVFEFVTGILNIQVFYVFPFSFYTAHLYGAWVFIGAFVAHVLLKFPTMVRSLRARPVREVLATSTADTRPDPDGPLVATDPSPPTMSRRGAAAFVGAASATLFGLYVGQTLDGPLRRTALFAPHDRDLGEGANAFPVNKTAETAGVTRARADAWRLELAGPSGTQRFTRADLAALPQHTYDLPIACVEGWSISCTWTGVRLADLVRLAGGSTQDRLFVESFQAGGAFGQVSLSVGQSQADESLLALFVGGEELSLDHGYPARTIIPAAPGVHATKWVGRLTVVTA
- a CDS encoding M24 family metallopeptidase, translating into MDEHVRAAELVAAEEKAELLFAEVTRRGLVAAGVRESVVSDRVRDLGAELFGIERHWHKRVVRAGPNTLAPYQENPPDRVIEDDDIVFLDFGPLLERWEADFGRTYVLGDDPAKLAIAAALPRLWADGRAHFEAHPDITGAELYAHVGELAREAGWEFGNSHAGHLVGEFPHELVDGAKIESYIAPENTNPMRRTDRNGAQCHWILEIHIVDRDRGFGGFHEQLLTLR